CATTTCATCTTTTCGCTTTCAGTCcataatttaacttaattactatttatgtcaaactcaaacaaagacaatacaaaaataaataacatcatatttacaaaatacgcGCAAGAACTCAATCTCCTGGAGTGATCCAATTTGATTTCTTTCTCCCCCGACTCAAAACAATCGTTTTATGCCATTTTTACTAATGATATCAAATGACAGACGAGAGCAAAGCTttcaaaaagttatttttgcttAAATATATCAATTTTGGACTTGAGGAaaacaaataatgttgttttgtcTCGAGTTTTGTTCTGGACTCGATCATTTTTCACCGCAGACGACAAACGAAAATGAACCTACCCAATTTGATGGGCTGGGTGGCTGATGTAAACGTAAATATAGTCACAATCACAAAAGACCGTTatcttatacattttatttttaacgttgccccacattaggattttctcctgtgtcgtgggtgcgtttacaaacgtataatttcacgtacacatgacacccagacacggaacaacaatctgtggatcacaccgCGCGGGAATGAAACTCGCGAcacgttgctcggcagccagttgcccagccaagtCGCCAACTATACAGTCAAAAAAAGTTTAACTCTTCTAATATACCTAATAACATATGTATAACTTAATGGTGAAAATGGATGttgcatttattatttaacaacacCTGTATCAGTCTTTTCAAATGGAAAAAATAGATTCGTATAGCCTgtagaaataaattgtaaatacaaaaaaaaatattactcgtACATAACATACAAGTCAATATATACACACAATTATTTGTGCAACAAAATCGAAATATGGTTGCGTTTCTATTTGTTTAATATGGACCCGGCGAATTTCCCTGGGGCGCTCCCGAACCCAGGCTAAATGTTCAAACCCACCTTATGGCTATTTTAGAACCTGTTATATAGCATTACTGCAACGTCCGCATGCCAAGTTCGATTACTGAgctcataataatattcataggTCGATGTAAAAGATGTTTGTCAGATTTTTAGTGTTGAAATTTTCTGGATATTGTGGTCGCAGTTATAGAAATAAGCTTGTCGCTTATACGATGACACACATGGATCTCGTAACATTTTGGAACGACTAGAAAATGTGAAATATATTGCTATCTATAtatggaaataaaatttaaatgtggAGCCTGCACAAAAATTCAGGCCACTTGATATGTTAACTCGTGTGTCtctaaaatagtaaaaaaatgctaaattaagaacaattttatttattggtgaaCAGTTAGCCAattctatacccttagtacgagtttgctttacgtttaaagtaatcgaaacgaaagcacGTTCtacgctctaattggccggtgcgaatgaaccaaccaatcagagcaccgaacgcgctctcgtttcaattactttaaatgaAAAGCAAACTAATACTAATGGTATTGTAATTGTTAAATCAGCTCAATCGCgatccgccatgtcattggttgtgagaataatctcgaccaatgacgagcgagaatgcgatcgaactcacttcgaatgtttcgaattaACAATTACAGAATAATCTATCTGTCAGGCTGCATGTACAGTCAGGCATGAAACACTCTGCATATCTACTTTTTTTAGAAACACCGGGagcaaaatagattttatttttccgTTCGTTTGGTGCCGCTCGACCGTGGTGTCGATAGTGTGAAAATTGCtaaaaaacctataaaaaaaaccttaccgGGGTTTCAATCAACAAACCTTTTTACGTTTGACGCGGCGACATCAGCAAcctgaagaatttattttttatttttcgcgCTGTCTGAAAACCGGGAATGGTTGGTTTATGTAATGGTATCAAAATTATTGAACAAACATTCTTAACTGTTGTAAAATGTTACTCGGATATACTAcaacgcctttttatccccgaaggggtaggcaaaggtgcacattacggcacgtaacgccactgtacaatgtacacccacttttcaccatttgtattataagtcccatataatagggggtgagcctattgccatataccgtgcacaattccagactccgtgctactactgagaaattttactATTTTCTACTTTTCGGAAAAACCGAAAGTgtagtaatactttacccgatctgggaatcaaacccgagaccccttgtccggcagtcgcacttggaaccactggaccaacgaggcagtcactcgGATGTTCTCTCGtgcgtaattttattaataagcttAGGTATACATTCACAGAGCTATCATTATGTTTAATTTCATAGTAACGAGAACCTAAAAATAGACAGACAGTAGTTTACATATTTCTATTTATGGTAGTTACTATCGgcagtttttttatgatataagccggtaaacgagcagacggatcacctgatggtaagcaatcgccgccgcccatcgacaaccgaaacaccagaagcgttacaagtgcggtgtCAGCcctttggggttaggaatttaagggtcttTGGAGAATCAGgcattgggaagaggggtattTGGGCTTCCGGTAAATTCACTTACACAatgcaggcgttgtttcacgcacGTTTTCTGCTTGGCCGttttatcactccggtcaagcccgTTCGTACCGAAGCACAGCTCTCGCAAACTCTACGctataataaacacattaatttaaccgaagtcaaagtcaaacttatttatttcaaatagaccaggaaggcacttttgaacgtcaaagcaaatataataatattaataacgtctgtctgtcggtcagtcctctagtgaaactatttgctcgttccaaagtgtagattcctatgaagaagaacgagcaagaaactccataggttactctttttcaatcagattcacaatacaattcttggttacatgaAACACAATGAAACTACAGAAATCAataatccttatttttattattaatagttcTATATAACcaaattaatgtacattttacTTAAGTAAGTTCTTACAAAACTAACTGGTTTAAGTATAACATGAGTATATTAAACTAGAACAACGATTTAATACTCTTTGCTTCGACCGTCGCTATCCGCATGTCGATATGTCCCTCAGCTACCCTCTCTTTAGTCTTAGTCAGTGAGAAGTTGGCATATATCCTGCCCTTGGTGAAAGGAAAACCTCTGGGTATATATGCCGGATTAATTGTCATATTGTACAGGTTAACTTTAccctaaaacataaaaaaataaaaggatatTAGAGACTTGTAAttgggatgatgacagggtatgaaaattaaaaatctatttagttagtcataggtaatgaaaaaatattaaacgcgtatttttttgtataagataacaatacttgaaCAAAACGATTCAAAGTTTAGgaataaatacgtcatttctacgtataaaatgtaactagaagtgacgtcacacgattttttcaaatcgatatatgtacatatctttgaaatctttgtatttgttttcgtaagaaaataaagaatacatgttttaaaataatcttcaagaTCCTATTACGTTACTTTAAACGTACGTTATAACATTATGGGTTGTCGTAAATGCTACTAGTGTATATGGATCCTTGGCACgacttgaaactggtcgagtaACCTTTTCGAACGCATAACTCGACACACACGCACAACGATTTAAAGCATATAATGAAGTTATAGTAAAtagccataataaaaaaaaaactttttatgaaTAGATAGACTTTGTTACAAACAAAGGTATACTCACCGGTCCGTGAGGGCATCCCCCTTTCCATCCGCCTGCTCTTACAGCGGCTCCAAAGAACAGGTCTTTCTCGACAAGGTAGCACCAATCGAAGTGCATCTCTACAAAGCTGCGCTTGTACTGGTTCGACAGCAGCTCGTAGAAATACACATCTATCTGTAAACAGAACACAAAGACATACTCCAGAAAAAA
This sequence is a window from Spodoptera frugiperda isolate SF20-4 chromosome 5, AGI-APGP_CSIRO_Sfru_2.0, whole genome shotgun sequence. Protein-coding genes within it:
- the LOC126910710 gene encoding uncharacterized protein LOC126910710, which translates into the protein MSERLGFVRCLIILSMYYWACVSEKITYISVEHPKVDYMNTKYLVYANLTAERFSRSNPVYYVGLHFHHLIPWGSNIYIDVYFYELLSNQYKRSFVEMHFDWCYLVEKDLFFGAAVRAGGWKGGCPHGPGKVNLYNMTINPAYIPRGFPFTKGRIYANFSLTKTKERVAEGHIDMRIATVEAKSIKSLF